One genomic segment of Trichoplusia ni isolate ovarian cell line Hi5 chromosome 5, tn1, whole genome shotgun sequence includes these proteins:
- the LOC113493959 gene encoding transcription factor 25-like isoform X5 — protein sequence MSSRTLRKKVAPPQSPVLLYDSDDDFSAAFAQPKAKPCHEPFFLSSPSDSEPGYSERSESEDQECTGAVAKKCVVKKKNLKKKVKALKSGEDYVDCSLKEANAQAGAAKPPKRDNWAYRILRVDAKNLNVAYELRRLFGPEEDPRRRRPQPNRLLLLRRIVVHPSKETMLYDYKMPGLSMAKFRDVKNRMYFIFNHSEDYKHMHRNFIAMFPLSQPSTLLLYLDEARKRMHVEALLEISDLLFRMEEHAVGNEILENVVTFMQYVAHPLFNLAATNVRLEYRYLENRPFHVAMLKYMYLLSSKGCHRTALEIAKMLLLLDPSDPLAVLNVIDAMALRAREHEWLIEAIKYFDKQREAGLLYNIKYSLALAHFHVALKNKKDLGDADKFLKDAILAHPHVMVKIFEVLNIPNPYIYCHPVFAKDPVHIGTPGLNELFNIYGQLTACCWREREVLDWITRNAKDIAESYNRSSRLRAEVKSYSKVRHGLFMAWPPEYLRHISVLNGLSRLVLDGPLTAFFRPTCAWDPLFDKSVNRYDYKYRVEPPRAVGGTGLPVYSLHPADAASLMMNEAFYGLETNPDDDDDDEDYNTYDYDDDAVAFEHYDREIERLTQLSRNLRFDADSDDD from the exons ATGTCTTCGCGTACGTTGCGGAAGAAGGTGGCTCCGCCGCAATCCCCCGTGCTGCTATATGACTCTGACGATGACTTCAGTGCGGCCTTCGCTCAGCCCAAGGCCAAGCCCTGCCACGAGCCT ttttttttaagttcaccGTCTGATTCTGAACCTGGCTATTCTGAACGTAGCGAGAGCGAGGACCAGGAGTGTACTGGAGCCGTTGCCAAAAAATGCGtggttaagaaaaaaaatctcaagaagAAAGTTAAAGCCCTAAAATCGGGAGAG GATTATGTTGACTGTTCTCTGAAGGAGGCAAATGCTCAGGCGGGAGCCGCGAAACCACCGAAGCGTGACAACTGGGCATATCGCATTCTACGCGTTGATGCCAAAAATCTCAATGTTGCCTATGAACTAAGGCGTTTATTTGGGCCTGAGGAGGACCCTCGCCG CAGGCGTCCGCAGCCAAATCGTCTTCTCCTTCTGCGTAGAATTGTGGTTCATCCGAGTAAGGAAACCATGCTTTACGACTACAAGATGCCCG GGTTGAGCATGGCCAAATTTCGCGATGTGAAGAACCGCATGTACTTCATCTTTAACCATTCTGAGGACTACAAGCATATGCATCGTAACTTCATTGCCATGTTCCCATTATCGCAGCCTTCTACCTTGCTATTGTATTTGGACGAAGCCCGCAAGAGGATGCATGTGGAAGCTCTGTTGGAG ATTTCTGATCTCCTGTTTCGCATGGAAGAACACGCCGTGGGGAATGAAATCCTTGAGAACGTGGTCACGTTCATGCAATATGTTGCCCATCCGCTGTTTAATCTGGCGGca ACTAACGTGCGACTGGAGTATAGGTATTTGGAGAACAGGCCCTTCCATGTGGCCATGCTGAAGTACATGTACTTACTGTCGAGCAAGGGCTGTCACCGAACCGCCTTGGAGATAGCCAAGATGTTGCTGTTGCTGGACCCCAGCGACCCGTTGGCTGTCTTAAACGTCATCGATGCCATGGCACTGCGTGCTCGTGAGCATGAGTGGCTAATCGAAGCAATCAAGTACTTTGATAAGCAACGCGAGGCTGGCTTGCTTTACAACATCAAGTATTCACTCGCTTTGGCGCACTTCCATGTCGCCCTCAAGAATAAGA agGACCTGGGAGACGCCGACAAATTCTTGAAGGATGCTATTCTGGCGCACCCCCACGTGATGGTCAAGATATTTGAAGTCCTCAATATCCCGAACCCTTACATCTATTGCCACCCGGTGTTTGCTAAAGATCCGGTGCATAT CGGCACCCCGGGGCTTAATGAGCTCTTCAATATCTATGGGCAGTTGACTGCATGCTGCTGGCGCGAGCGCGAAGTTCTCGATTGGATCACCCGCAACGCTAAGGATATCGCCGAGAGCTACAATAGGAGCAGCCGACTTCgg gcTGAGGTCAAGAGCTACAGCAAGGTCCGCCATGGCCTGTTCATGGCTTGGCCTCCGGAATATTTGCGCCACATCTCCGTTCTTAACGGCTTGTCTCGACTGGTCCTTGATGGC CCATTGACTGCGTTCTTCCGCCCTACGTGCGCCTGGGACCCTCTGTTTGATAAGAGTGTGAACCGTTATGATTACAAGTACCGTGTGGAACCACCACGTGCCGTTGGCGGCACAGGCTTGCCTGTGTACAG CCTTCACCCTGCCGACGCTGCGTCGCTCATGATGAACGAGGCGTTCTACGGGCTGGAGACCAACCcggacgacgacgacgacgacgaggACTACAACACCTACGATTACGACGACGACGCTGTTGCTTTCGAGCACTATGACAGGGAGATTGAAAGGCTGACTCAACTCAGCCGAAACCTTCGCTTCGACGCGGATTCTGATGACGATTAG
- the LOC113493959 gene encoding transcription factor 25-like isoform X1 produces MSSRTLRKKVAPPQSPVLLYDSDDDFSAAFAQPKAKPCHEPFFLSSPSDSEPGYSERSESEDQECTGAVAKKCVVKKKNLKKKVKALKSGEDYVDCSLKEANAQAGAAKPPKRDNWAYRILRVDAKNLNVAYELRRLFGPEEDPRRRRPQPNRLLLLRRIVVHPSKETMLYDYKMPGLSMAKFRDVKNRMYFIFNHSEDYKHMHRNFIAMFPLSQPSTLLLYLDEARKRMHVEALLEISDLLFRMEEHAVGNEILENVVTFMQYVAHPLFNLAATNVRLEYRYLENRPFHVAMLKYMYLLSSKGCHRTALEIAKMLLLLDPSDPLAVLNVIDAMALRAREHEWLIEAIKYFDKQREAGLLYNIKYSLALAHFHVALKNKKDLGDADKFLKDAILAHPHVMVKIFEVLNIPNPYIYCHPVFAKDPVHIGTPGLNELFNIYGQLTACCWREREVLDWITRNAKDIAESYNRSSRLRAEVKSYSKVRHGLFMAWPPEYLRHISVLNGLSRLVLDGPLTAFFRPTCAWDPLFDKSVNRYDYKYRVEPPRAVGGTGLPVYSYDIRKEFMIVLSNMSDNPSCLPFLSLHPADAASLMMNEAFYGLETNPDDDDDDEDYNTYDYDDDAVAFEHYDREIERLTQLSRNLRFDADSDDD; encoded by the exons ATGTCTTCGCGTACGTTGCGGAAGAAGGTGGCTCCGCCGCAATCCCCCGTGCTGCTATATGACTCTGACGATGACTTCAGTGCGGCCTTCGCTCAGCCCAAGGCCAAGCCCTGCCACGAGCCT ttttttttaagttcaccGTCTGATTCTGAACCTGGCTATTCTGAACGTAGCGAGAGCGAGGACCAGGAGTGTACTGGAGCCGTTGCCAAAAAATGCGtggttaagaaaaaaaatctcaagaagAAAGTTAAAGCCCTAAAATCGGGAGAG GATTATGTTGACTGTTCTCTGAAGGAGGCAAATGCTCAGGCGGGAGCCGCGAAACCACCGAAGCGTGACAACTGGGCATATCGCATTCTACGCGTTGATGCCAAAAATCTCAATGTTGCCTATGAACTAAGGCGTTTATTTGGGCCTGAGGAGGACCCTCGCCG CAGGCGTCCGCAGCCAAATCGTCTTCTCCTTCTGCGTAGAATTGTGGTTCATCCGAGTAAGGAAACCATGCTTTACGACTACAAGATGCCCG GGTTGAGCATGGCCAAATTTCGCGATGTGAAGAACCGCATGTACTTCATCTTTAACCATTCTGAGGACTACAAGCATATGCATCGTAACTTCATTGCCATGTTCCCATTATCGCAGCCTTCTACCTTGCTATTGTATTTGGACGAAGCCCGCAAGAGGATGCATGTGGAAGCTCTGTTGGAG ATTTCTGATCTCCTGTTTCGCATGGAAGAACACGCCGTGGGGAATGAAATCCTTGAGAACGTGGTCACGTTCATGCAATATGTTGCCCATCCGCTGTTTAATCTGGCGGca ACTAACGTGCGACTGGAGTATAGGTATTTGGAGAACAGGCCCTTCCATGTGGCCATGCTGAAGTACATGTACTTACTGTCGAGCAAGGGCTGTCACCGAACCGCCTTGGAGATAGCCAAGATGTTGCTGTTGCTGGACCCCAGCGACCCGTTGGCTGTCTTAAACGTCATCGATGCCATGGCACTGCGTGCTCGTGAGCATGAGTGGCTAATCGAAGCAATCAAGTACTTTGATAAGCAACGCGAGGCTGGCTTGCTTTACAACATCAAGTATTCACTCGCTTTGGCGCACTTCCATGTCGCCCTCAAGAATAAGA agGACCTGGGAGACGCCGACAAATTCTTGAAGGATGCTATTCTGGCGCACCCCCACGTGATGGTCAAGATATTTGAAGTCCTCAATATCCCGAACCCTTACATCTATTGCCACCCGGTGTTTGCTAAAGATCCGGTGCATAT CGGCACCCCGGGGCTTAATGAGCTCTTCAATATCTATGGGCAGTTGACTGCATGCTGCTGGCGCGAGCGCGAAGTTCTCGATTGGATCACCCGCAACGCTAAGGATATCGCCGAGAGCTACAATAGGAGCAGCCGACTTCgg gcTGAGGTCAAGAGCTACAGCAAGGTCCGCCATGGCCTGTTCATGGCTTGGCCTCCGGAATATTTGCGCCACATCTCCGTTCTTAACGGCTTGTCTCGACTGGTCCTTGATGGC CCATTGACTGCGTTCTTCCGCCCTACGTGCGCCTGGGACCCTCTGTTTGATAAGAGTGTGAACCGTTATGATTACAAGTACCGTGTGGAACCACCACGTGCCGTTGGCGGCACAGGCTTGCCTGTGTACAG ctACGACATTCGTAAGGAGTTCATGATTGTTCTGTCTAATATGTCTGACAACCCATCGTGCCTCCCCTTCCTTAGCCTTCACCCTGCCGACGCTGCGTCGCTCATGATGAACGAGGCGTTCTACGGGCTGGAGACCAACCcggacgacgacgacgacgacgaggACTACAACACCTACGATTACGACGACGACGCTGTTGCTTTCGAGCACTATGACAGGGAGATTGAAAGGCTGACTCAACTCAGCCGAAACCTTCGCTTCGACGCGGATTCTGATGACGATTAG
- the LOC113493959 gene encoding transcription factor 25-like isoform X3, with protein sequence MSSRTLRKKVAPPQSPVLLYDSDDDFSAAFAQPKAKPCHEPFFLSSPSDSEPGYSERSESEDQECTGAVAKKCVVKKKNLKKKVKALKSGEEANAQAGAAKPPKRDNWAYRILRVDAKNLNVAYELRRLFGPEEDPRRRRPQPNRLLLLRRIVVHPSKETMLYDYKMPGLSMAKFRDVKNRMYFIFNHSEDYKHMHRNFIAMFPLSQPSTLLLYLDEARKRMHVEALLEISDLLFRMEEHAVGNEILENVVTFMQYVAHPLFNLAATNVRLEYRYLENRPFHVAMLKYMYLLSSKGCHRTALEIAKMLLLLDPSDPLAVLNVIDAMALRAREHEWLIEAIKYFDKQREAGLLYNIKYSLALAHFHVALKNKKDLGDADKFLKDAILAHPHVMVKIFEVLNIPNPYIYCHPVFAKDPVHIGTPGLNELFNIYGQLTACCWREREVLDWITRNAKDIAESYNRSSRLRAEVKSYSKVRHGLFMAWPPEYLRHISVLNGLSRLVLDGPLTAFFRPTCAWDPLFDKSVNRYDYKYRVEPPRAVGGTGLPVYSYDIRKEFMIVLSNMSDNPSCLPFLSLHPADAASLMMNEAFYGLETNPDDDDDDEDYNTYDYDDDAVAFEHYDREIERLTQLSRNLRFDADSDDD encoded by the exons ATGTCTTCGCGTACGTTGCGGAAGAAGGTGGCTCCGCCGCAATCCCCCGTGCTGCTATATGACTCTGACGATGACTTCAGTGCGGCCTTCGCTCAGCCCAAGGCCAAGCCCTGCCACGAGCCT ttttttttaagttcaccGTCTGATTCTGAACCTGGCTATTCTGAACGTAGCGAGAGCGAGGACCAGGAGTGTACTGGAGCCGTTGCCAAAAAATGCGtggttaagaaaaaaaatctcaagaagAAAGTTAAAGCCCTAAAATCGGGAGAG GAGGCAAATGCTCAGGCGGGAGCCGCGAAACCACCGAAGCGTGACAACTGGGCATATCGCATTCTACGCGTTGATGCCAAAAATCTCAATGTTGCCTATGAACTAAGGCGTTTATTTGGGCCTGAGGAGGACCCTCGCCG CAGGCGTCCGCAGCCAAATCGTCTTCTCCTTCTGCGTAGAATTGTGGTTCATCCGAGTAAGGAAACCATGCTTTACGACTACAAGATGCCCG GGTTGAGCATGGCCAAATTTCGCGATGTGAAGAACCGCATGTACTTCATCTTTAACCATTCTGAGGACTACAAGCATATGCATCGTAACTTCATTGCCATGTTCCCATTATCGCAGCCTTCTACCTTGCTATTGTATTTGGACGAAGCCCGCAAGAGGATGCATGTGGAAGCTCTGTTGGAG ATTTCTGATCTCCTGTTTCGCATGGAAGAACACGCCGTGGGGAATGAAATCCTTGAGAACGTGGTCACGTTCATGCAATATGTTGCCCATCCGCTGTTTAATCTGGCGGca ACTAACGTGCGACTGGAGTATAGGTATTTGGAGAACAGGCCCTTCCATGTGGCCATGCTGAAGTACATGTACTTACTGTCGAGCAAGGGCTGTCACCGAACCGCCTTGGAGATAGCCAAGATGTTGCTGTTGCTGGACCCCAGCGACCCGTTGGCTGTCTTAAACGTCATCGATGCCATGGCACTGCGTGCTCGTGAGCATGAGTGGCTAATCGAAGCAATCAAGTACTTTGATAAGCAACGCGAGGCTGGCTTGCTTTACAACATCAAGTATTCACTCGCTTTGGCGCACTTCCATGTCGCCCTCAAGAATAAGA agGACCTGGGAGACGCCGACAAATTCTTGAAGGATGCTATTCTGGCGCACCCCCACGTGATGGTCAAGATATTTGAAGTCCTCAATATCCCGAACCCTTACATCTATTGCCACCCGGTGTTTGCTAAAGATCCGGTGCATAT CGGCACCCCGGGGCTTAATGAGCTCTTCAATATCTATGGGCAGTTGACTGCATGCTGCTGGCGCGAGCGCGAAGTTCTCGATTGGATCACCCGCAACGCTAAGGATATCGCCGAGAGCTACAATAGGAGCAGCCGACTTCgg gcTGAGGTCAAGAGCTACAGCAAGGTCCGCCATGGCCTGTTCATGGCTTGGCCTCCGGAATATTTGCGCCACATCTCCGTTCTTAACGGCTTGTCTCGACTGGTCCTTGATGGC CCATTGACTGCGTTCTTCCGCCCTACGTGCGCCTGGGACCCTCTGTTTGATAAGAGTGTGAACCGTTATGATTACAAGTACCGTGTGGAACCACCACGTGCCGTTGGCGGCACAGGCTTGCCTGTGTACAG ctACGACATTCGTAAGGAGTTCATGATTGTTCTGTCTAATATGTCTGACAACCCATCGTGCCTCCCCTTCCTTAGCCTTCACCCTGCCGACGCTGCGTCGCTCATGATGAACGAGGCGTTCTACGGGCTGGAGACCAACCcggacgacgacgacgacgacgaggACTACAACACCTACGATTACGACGACGACGCTGTTGCTTTCGAGCACTATGACAGGGAGATTGAAAGGCTGACTCAACTCAGCCGAAACCTTCGCTTCGACGCGGATTCTGATGACGATTAG
- the LOC113493959 gene encoding transcription factor 25-like isoform X2: MSSRTLRKKVAPPQSPVLLYDSDDDFSAAFAQPKAKPCHEPFFLSSPSDSEPGYSERSESEDQECTGAVAKKCVVKKKNLKKKVKALKSGEDYVDCSLKEANAQAGAAKPPKRDNWAYRILRVDAKNLNVAYELRRLFGPEEDPRRRPQPNRLLLLRRIVVHPSKETMLYDYKMPGLSMAKFRDVKNRMYFIFNHSEDYKHMHRNFIAMFPLSQPSTLLLYLDEARKRMHVEALLEISDLLFRMEEHAVGNEILENVVTFMQYVAHPLFNLAATNVRLEYRYLENRPFHVAMLKYMYLLSSKGCHRTALEIAKMLLLLDPSDPLAVLNVIDAMALRAREHEWLIEAIKYFDKQREAGLLYNIKYSLALAHFHVALKNKKDLGDADKFLKDAILAHPHVMVKIFEVLNIPNPYIYCHPVFAKDPVHIGTPGLNELFNIYGQLTACCWREREVLDWITRNAKDIAESYNRSSRLRAEVKSYSKVRHGLFMAWPPEYLRHISVLNGLSRLVLDGPLTAFFRPTCAWDPLFDKSVNRYDYKYRVEPPRAVGGTGLPVYSYDIRKEFMIVLSNMSDNPSCLPFLSLHPADAASLMMNEAFYGLETNPDDDDDDEDYNTYDYDDDAVAFEHYDREIERLTQLSRNLRFDADSDDD; encoded by the exons ATGTCTTCGCGTACGTTGCGGAAGAAGGTGGCTCCGCCGCAATCCCCCGTGCTGCTATATGACTCTGACGATGACTTCAGTGCGGCCTTCGCTCAGCCCAAGGCCAAGCCCTGCCACGAGCCT ttttttttaagttcaccGTCTGATTCTGAACCTGGCTATTCTGAACGTAGCGAGAGCGAGGACCAGGAGTGTACTGGAGCCGTTGCCAAAAAATGCGtggttaagaaaaaaaatctcaagaagAAAGTTAAAGCCCTAAAATCGGGAGAG GATTATGTTGACTGTTCTCTGAAGGAGGCAAATGCTCAGGCGGGAGCCGCGAAACCACCGAAGCGTGACAACTGGGCATATCGCATTCTACGCGTTGATGCCAAAAATCTCAATGTTGCCTATGAACTAAGGCGTTTATTTGGGCCTGAGGAGGACCCTCGCCG GCGTCCGCAGCCAAATCGTCTTCTCCTTCTGCGTAGAATTGTGGTTCATCCGAGTAAGGAAACCATGCTTTACGACTACAAGATGCCCG GGTTGAGCATGGCCAAATTTCGCGATGTGAAGAACCGCATGTACTTCATCTTTAACCATTCTGAGGACTACAAGCATATGCATCGTAACTTCATTGCCATGTTCCCATTATCGCAGCCTTCTACCTTGCTATTGTATTTGGACGAAGCCCGCAAGAGGATGCATGTGGAAGCTCTGTTGGAG ATTTCTGATCTCCTGTTTCGCATGGAAGAACACGCCGTGGGGAATGAAATCCTTGAGAACGTGGTCACGTTCATGCAATATGTTGCCCATCCGCTGTTTAATCTGGCGGca ACTAACGTGCGACTGGAGTATAGGTATTTGGAGAACAGGCCCTTCCATGTGGCCATGCTGAAGTACATGTACTTACTGTCGAGCAAGGGCTGTCACCGAACCGCCTTGGAGATAGCCAAGATGTTGCTGTTGCTGGACCCCAGCGACCCGTTGGCTGTCTTAAACGTCATCGATGCCATGGCACTGCGTGCTCGTGAGCATGAGTGGCTAATCGAAGCAATCAAGTACTTTGATAAGCAACGCGAGGCTGGCTTGCTTTACAACATCAAGTATTCACTCGCTTTGGCGCACTTCCATGTCGCCCTCAAGAATAAGA agGACCTGGGAGACGCCGACAAATTCTTGAAGGATGCTATTCTGGCGCACCCCCACGTGATGGTCAAGATATTTGAAGTCCTCAATATCCCGAACCCTTACATCTATTGCCACCCGGTGTTTGCTAAAGATCCGGTGCATAT CGGCACCCCGGGGCTTAATGAGCTCTTCAATATCTATGGGCAGTTGACTGCATGCTGCTGGCGCGAGCGCGAAGTTCTCGATTGGATCACCCGCAACGCTAAGGATATCGCCGAGAGCTACAATAGGAGCAGCCGACTTCgg gcTGAGGTCAAGAGCTACAGCAAGGTCCGCCATGGCCTGTTCATGGCTTGGCCTCCGGAATATTTGCGCCACATCTCCGTTCTTAACGGCTTGTCTCGACTGGTCCTTGATGGC CCATTGACTGCGTTCTTCCGCCCTACGTGCGCCTGGGACCCTCTGTTTGATAAGAGTGTGAACCGTTATGATTACAAGTACCGTGTGGAACCACCACGTGCCGTTGGCGGCACAGGCTTGCCTGTGTACAG ctACGACATTCGTAAGGAGTTCATGATTGTTCTGTCTAATATGTCTGACAACCCATCGTGCCTCCCCTTCCTTAGCCTTCACCCTGCCGACGCTGCGTCGCTCATGATGAACGAGGCGTTCTACGGGCTGGAGACCAACCcggacgacgacgacgacgacgaggACTACAACACCTACGATTACGACGACGACGCTGTTGCTTTCGAGCACTATGACAGGGAGATTGAAAGGCTGACTCAACTCAGCCGAAACCTTCGCTTCGACGCGGATTCTGATGACGATTAG
- the LOC113493959 gene encoding transcription factor 25-like isoform X4, whose protein sequence is MSSRTLRKKVAPPQSPVLLYDSDDDFSAAFAQPKAKPCHEPFFLSSPSDSEPGYSERSESEDQECTGAVAKKCVVKKKNLKKKVKALKSGEEANAQAGAAKPPKRDNWAYRILRVDAKNLNVAYELRRLFGPEEDPRRRPQPNRLLLLRRIVVHPSKETMLYDYKMPGLSMAKFRDVKNRMYFIFNHSEDYKHMHRNFIAMFPLSQPSTLLLYLDEARKRMHVEALLEISDLLFRMEEHAVGNEILENVVTFMQYVAHPLFNLAATNVRLEYRYLENRPFHVAMLKYMYLLSSKGCHRTALEIAKMLLLLDPSDPLAVLNVIDAMALRAREHEWLIEAIKYFDKQREAGLLYNIKYSLALAHFHVALKNKKDLGDADKFLKDAILAHPHVMVKIFEVLNIPNPYIYCHPVFAKDPVHIGTPGLNELFNIYGQLTACCWREREVLDWITRNAKDIAESYNRSSRLRAEVKSYSKVRHGLFMAWPPEYLRHISVLNGLSRLVLDGPLTAFFRPTCAWDPLFDKSVNRYDYKYRVEPPRAVGGTGLPVYSYDIRKEFMIVLSNMSDNPSCLPFLSLHPADAASLMMNEAFYGLETNPDDDDDDEDYNTYDYDDDAVAFEHYDREIERLTQLSRNLRFDADSDDD, encoded by the exons ATGTCTTCGCGTACGTTGCGGAAGAAGGTGGCTCCGCCGCAATCCCCCGTGCTGCTATATGACTCTGACGATGACTTCAGTGCGGCCTTCGCTCAGCCCAAGGCCAAGCCCTGCCACGAGCCT ttttttttaagttcaccGTCTGATTCTGAACCTGGCTATTCTGAACGTAGCGAGAGCGAGGACCAGGAGTGTACTGGAGCCGTTGCCAAAAAATGCGtggttaagaaaaaaaatctcaagaagAAAGTTAAAGCCCTAAAATCGGGAGAG GAGGCAAATGCTCAGGCGGGAGCCGCGAAACCACCGAAGCGTGACAACTGGGCATATCGCATTCTACGCGTTGATGCCAAAAATCTCAATGTTGCCTATGAACTAAGGCGTTTATTTGGGCCTGAGGAGGACCCTCGCCG GCGTCCGCAGCCAAATCGTCTTCTCCTTCTGCGTAGAATTGTGGTTCATCCGAGTAAGGAAACCATGCTTTACGACTACAAGATGCCCG GGTTGAGCATGGCCAAATTTCGCGATGTGAAGAACCGCATGTACTTCATCTTTAACCATTCTGAGGACTACAAGCATATGCATCGTAACTTCATTGCCATGTTCCCATTATCGCAGCCTTCTACCTTGCTATTGTATTTGGACGAAGCCCGCAAGAGGATGCATGTGGAAGCTCTGTTGGAG ATTTCTGATCTCCTGTTTCGCATGGAAGAACACGCCGTGGGGAATGAAATCCTTGAGAACGTGGTCACGTTCATGCAATATGTTGCCCATCCGCTGTTTAATCTGGCGGca ACTAACGTGCGACTGGAGTATAGGTATTTGGAGAACAGGCCCTTCCATGTGGCCATGCTGAAGTACATGTACTTACTGTCGAGCAAGGGCTGTCACCGAACCGCCTTGGAGATAGCCAAGATGTTGCTGTTGCTGGACCCCAGCGACCCGTTGGCTGTCTTAAACGTCATCGATGCCATGGCACTGCGTGCTCGTGAGCATGAGTGGCTAATCGAAGCAATCAAGTACTTTGATAAGCAACGCGAGGCTGGCTTGCTTTACAACATCAAGTATTCACTCGCTTTGGCGCACTTCCATGTCGCCCTCAAGAATAAGA agGACCTGGGAGACGCCGACAAATTCTTGAAGGATGCTATTCTGGCGCACCCCCACGTGATGGTCAAGATATTTGAAGTCCTCAATATCCCGAACCCTTACATCTATTGCCACCCGGTGTTTGCTAAAGATCCGGTGCATAT CGGCACCCCGGGGCTTAATGAGCTCTTCAATATCTATGGGCAGTTGACTGCATGCTGCTGGCGCGAGCGCGAAGTTCTCGATTGGATCACCCGCAACGCTAAGGATATCGCCGAGAGCTACAATAGGAGCAGCCGACTTCgg gcTGAGGTCAAGAGCTACAGCAAGGTCCGCCATGGCCTGTTCATGGCTTGGCCTCCGGAATATTTGCGCCACATCTCCGTTCTTAACGGCTTGTCTCGACTGGTCCTTGATGGC CCATTGACTGCGTTCTTCCGCCCTACGTGCGCCTGGGACCCTCTGTTTGATAAGAGTGTGAACCGTTATGATTACAAGTACCGTGTGGAACCACCACGTGCCGTTGGCGGCACAGGCTTGCCTGTGTACAG ctACGACATTCGTAAGGAGTTCATGATTGTTCTGTCTAATATGTCTGACAACCCATCGTGCCTCCCCTTCCTTAGCCTTCACCCTGCCGACGCTGCGTCGCTCATGATGAACGAGGCGTTCTACGGGCTGGAGACCAACCcggacgacgacgacgacgacgaggACTACAACACCTACGATTACGACGACGACGCTGTTGCTTTCGAGCACTATGACAGGGAGATTGAAAGGCTGACTCAACTCAGCCGAAACCTTCGCTTCGACGCGGATTCTGATGACGATTAG